One genomic segment of Thermosipho africanus Ob7 includes these proteins:
- a CDS encoding LacI family DNA-binding transcriptional regulator: MKRFVTLKDIARESGYSVITVSRALNNKGYVSKEAKEKILQVAKKLNYVKNITATSLKYNKTKTIGVVIVDTQNPFYSDILKGVEYAARKKDYQILFMNTDRKYEIEEKAIRTFLERRVDGLIITAMQTKIEDLKFLQEINFPTVLVEYHNEDLNIDEVYIDDLKGGYLATKHLIESGKKNILFFAGSSFKYATRKRCEGYKKAILEHGLNENTLFSKEGFEEAFSTFKQFWKRKNVKIDGIFCYNDIFALAVLKFFNEEGIKVPQDVAVIGYDDIVFSSIVGLSTVKVDKFAIGEKAFEILHQRINKKRHKKKEYVFDVELVKRKTT; encoded by the coding sequence ATGAAAAGATTTGTAACCTTAAAGGATATTGCAAGAGAATCTGGATATTCTGTCATAACCGTCTCAAGAGCGTTAAACAACAAAGGATATGTAAGCAAAGAAGCAAAAGAAAAAATCCTTCAGGTTGCAAAAAAACTCAACTATGTAAAAAACATTACTGCAACATCTTTAAAATACAACAAAACAAAAACAATAGGCGTAGTTATAGTAGACACTCAAAACCCATTTTATTCAGACATTCTCAAGGGTGTTGAATACGCTGCTAGAAAAAAGGATTACCAAATCCTTTTTATGAATACCGATAGAAAATACGAAATCGAGGAAAAGGCTATTCGCACCTTCCTTGAAAGAAGGGTAGATGGGTTAATAATAACTGCTATGCAAACAAAAATCGAAGATTTGAAATTTCTTCAAGAGATAAATTTTCCAACGGTATTGGTCGAATATCACAACGAAGATTTAAATATAGATGAGGTATATATAGATGACTTAAAGGGTGGCTATCTTGCAACAAAACACTTAATAGAAAGTGGAAAGAAAAATATTCTCTTTTTTGCAGGCTCAAGCTTTAAATATGCAACAAGAAAAAGATGTGAGGGGTATAAAAAGGCAATACTAGAGCATGGCTTAAATGAAAATACATTATTCTCTAAAGAAGGGTTTGAAGAAGCGTTTTCAACATTTAAACAATTTTGGAAAAGAAAAAATGTAAAAATAGATGGTATTTTTTGCTACAACGACATATTTGCACTTGCGGTATTGAAATTCTTTAATGAGGAAGGCATAAAAGTTCCGCAAGATGTAGCAGTCATTGGATATGACGATATAGTATTTTCAAGCATCGTAGGTCTTTCAACAGTAAAAGTTGACAAATTTGCAATTGGTGAAAAGGCTTTTGAAATTTTGCATCAGAGGATAAACAAGAAAAGGCACAAAAAGAAAGAATATGTATTTGACGTGGAGTTAGTTAAAAGAAAAACAACATAA